The sequence below is a genomic window from Lolium perenne isolate Kyuss_39 chromosome 7, Kyuss_2.0, whole genome shotgun sequence.
GCCAAGGAGTTTATTTTCCGACATGGGTGCCTGCATATTAGGCGGATTGAAGCCAATGTAGCATAGTCTAGTTTGGCTCTTTCGATCGATATTTTATTTGTTCAGACTTGATACTTAAATGGTTGTttgcatcttagttatgcagagcTGGGTGTAATGCTTGAATTTTTGAGTAATGAAGCACCCTCTATCGGAAAAAAAAGTGTACATACACGACCACCTGACAACAGCCATGCTGCATTAGTTCTTCATTCTTTTCCGACTCCTGCTTATTGTTTGTTCAGCATTTTGGGCTACCTATGGGCTCTCTGGTGATTGCGCATCTTATGTGCTATCTACTGTTCTTCTGATACAAAATACTACAGGTGTCTTTGATGTACTCGAAAAACATGATTGATCAGACCACGTGTGGCTAGAGTTGTATAGGGGGTAAGAGAAAGAACGTATTCCCCGACGGTTGATTATATAGGAAAATCTAAGGAAAATAAAAGGACAGGCAGAGATACTTTTTTGTACTAAAAGGACTATATTCATGGTTTTCCCAGGAAAACTATCCTACTAATGAAATTCTTTCGAACTAATCCTACAATACGAACATCATCATTCGAATTTGCATTTGGTCTCTGGACAGCTCCATCAATGTTAATATCAGGCCACTATGCTTCTGCCCATCCCATTAAAAATATACAAGATTCCAGTATCTATACTATTATATTAGAGGTGGTACGTCACTTTACACTTTGTATTTTGAAACATATGGAGCATTCAATCTTACATCAATGGATCAGATCTCCCGAATCTATACTATATATTGGAGTCGGTACGTCACTTTGCACTTTACACTTCGTATTTTGAAAGCATCTGGAGTATCCAATTTTACACCAATGAATCAGATCTTCTGAATCATACTACTCAAATTGGTCCAAAATCAATCATGTGTATTAATTACTTTGATTGTGATTTATTTCAACAATCAAAGTAATTAATGCACTGATATTGTGTATTAATACATAGATACGGTGTACTCCGTATTAATTACTTTATTGCGATTGATTTCGAACCAAACAATCAAAGTAATTAATACACATGTATTGTGTATTAATTACTCTAATTGATTTTGGACCAAACAATGAAAGTTATTAATACATAGATATTGTGTATTAATTATTTTTTATTGTAATTGATTTCGAATCAATTTGGTAGTAATATGATTCGGGAGATCTGATCCATTAGTGTAAGATTGGATGCTCTAAATGCTTCCAAAACGCAAAGTATAGATGATTTGAGCCCTCCTTAAATCTGTGTTCGCCTACCAAATGTTTGGTCAGAAACGAAGCAGGCTGTCACGAGCTCTCGATACGTTCTACGTCGTCAAGGATGATGTTCCGAGCAATACACCTCCTTCTCAGGTATGATTGAGATTGGGTTTTTTCTGATTTCTTAGCTAGGGAAAATCGGTCGTCATTGATGTTCTGCAGCTGGGTTACTACTGTGAGTGTAGCGCAGCTAAGAGTGGAGCCGCGGGAAGGGCGAGGTTAGGCTCGGCTCGGCTCCTCTCCTCGTCCTCAGTCTCTGGTAGATTGGCTGGGAAGGTGGCCGTCATCACCGGCGCGGCTAGCGGCATTGGGAAGGCGACCGCTGCGGAGTTCGTCAAAAACGGcgccaaggtcgtcatcgccgacatcCAGGACGATCTCGGACATGCTGTGGCGGAAGAGCTTGGTGGGTCGGACACGGCCTTCTACGCCCGCTGCGACGTGACCAACGAGGCGCAGGTGGCGGCCGCCGTGGAACTCGCCCTAGCGCACCACGGCCGCCTCGACGTCATGTTCAACAACGCCGGCATCATTGGCAGCACCAGCCCCATCGAGTCCGTGGACCTGGCCGACTTCGACCGCGTCATGGCCGTCAACCTCCGGGGTGTGGCCACCGGCATCAAGCACGCGGCACGGGCCATGGTCCCACGCAGCCAGGGGTGCATCCTGTAGCACAGCGGGCGTGTTGGGCGGGTCGGCCCCCCACGCATACAGCGTCTCCAAGACAGCCGTCGTCGGCATGGTGCGGTCTGCTGCGGTGGAGCTGGCGGCGTGTGGCGTCAGGGTGAACGCCATCTCACCGTACGGCATCGCCACATCCATGGCCAAGCGGGGCGTGAGGGAAATGTTGGGGCTCCCGCCAGTGGGCACTGACACCGACGACGAGGAGGTGATCAGACGGGTGTTCGAGGAGGACTTCAACGAGATGGGTGGTGGCGTGGTGTTGCGTGTAGAGGATGTGGCGAGGGCGGCCGTGTTTCTCGCTTCCCACGACGCAAGGTACATCACTGGGCATAATCTCATGGTGGACGGTGGGTTCTCCGTGGGGAAGCCGCTCAACGTCCCGGTGCGTTGAACAAGGTGGGATGCCATGTCCGGTTGCAGGAAGTTTGCCAAAAATGAATAAATAAATCAGAGACAAATCAGAAATGTTGTaataatccttggtttgaccaccaGCAGGAATCAGCTATAGGGGTCGTTTGGTTGCTCGTAGATTTTCGCTGCATCCAAGTAACTTGTCTCAGTGGCGACGTTGGGAGTATGCACCTGTATTAGTAGTTGTTGTAGGAGTTTATGCGACCTAAAAGTTACGTTGTGAAAGTAGATTGATTGCCAACGAGTCGTGTTAAGCATCGTAGCAGCTCAGGCCCGTCGATTGGTTGGGCTCTTTTTCTATTTCACGTTTTCGGTTAGTACATCCACTTCATGGTGAGCATACCAAAGCGATCAAGACGTTTGAAATAATAGCCATTCAAGCAGGGCTAATATGCACACTGGCGAATTGTTTATTTAGCTCTATTAGTGTATTGTTACCTAGACACGAATTGAACTGCTGTGAAACGTTGGAATAGAATGAAAAGGTATGGTTCATGTTCGAGTGTTTAGTTggaggtgttgtgaagtgtataataGATCGTATTAGCTCTTTTGTTAGTTCGGGTTTTCAGTTGCGTTTGCTAGTGGTATTTAAAAGTTGGCTTTTGAGGGTGAGGTATTTTATTATAACAAATTGCACATATATCAATTACTTACAGCATGTACTAAATTGACAAGTAATTTGAATTAGGAAGGCACATTGCCCAGAGTTTATGCAGACTTTGTAACATAATGGACCCTCTATAAAAAGAATTTTGAATAATCAGAGGTAGGAACATAAAAGATAAGTCACAAACCTAATTTGTACACATTACCCAGATAAACTAAAGTTTGAGCTACACCATACTGCACATGAATGGAAATTGGCAGCCTCAATTCTAAATGATTTAGTTTGAAGAAAGTGACCGTGAGTACCAGCCTACCATACAACGTTTTTCCTAAATAGATCGTATATACTATGGCATCTAAGAATATGAAAAAGCGCCGTCCTAGTCATCATAATGGGGCCTCAGATGAGGATAATCTGCTAGAAGCTTCTCTTCAGTAAGTACGTCGTTTTCCTCTTGGGGAGTCCATAAAACATGAATGCCCTGAGACAGCAGCCACAAATAGGAAATTCATATCAGCAATGTTAGAAGAAAATGACATGGGAAACATTGTTATTCCTTTGTCCTCAGTTAAACATCTGAAAGCAGTTGAGAAAAATGATAGGAAATATTCTCCATACCCAAATATCTCCTGCGCGTATAGAGTTGAGTTTTTTCACTACTGCTTCCAGATCTGCGGGTCTTGTGATCTTTGGGAACTCCAGGGCTCCATTAGCAGCAACTACGATGGTTACCTGTAGGAATCGGAAGTCGTCACAGATAGTCAATATGCAACAATAAAAACTTTGAAATCATTAAAACAATTGTGTTCGCCTACTTGTCTCAGTCAAGAGATAGCATGCATCGACAAGGAAGCATTACACGGCCATTTTTCTGGAAACATTTTATTGTGTGCGAAGTTCACATACCACTATATATTCGTTTCTGGAGCCATCTTGCTTTTTGGAGTACTCTTTCGTCCTCTTAATTCCCTCCAAGCTGTAGAGTGTTTCTTCGTCAAACTTGCTCCGCTCCTCAATAGAAATTTCATCGAAATGCTCCTCCCAAGAATCCGTTCCATCTTTCACATCAACCTAAAATAAAACAAACAGCAAAATTACATCCAACACTAGGCGAGTTCAACTATAACTAAAGGTACTGAATACAAAAATCCTAGCAGTCATCTTAAAGGAGAAGAACCATCAAGCCATATAGATTTATGTATCACAAGATGTATATCGTATATGTTTCTTACTGATAAGCTTGAAAATACGCAGCAATCCTTGTGACGGCTCAAAGAACATATGGTCTCTGCATAATGAGTCACAAGAACAAGTTAAACAAGTCAGTAATGACAAACAATTGATATCAGCCATATATCTCAACAAGATGTACATCATGTACCAAAAGTTAAAAAAGAACATCTAGGGAAAATGGCTAACATTGTGCATGATAACCGATATTGTATATGATAACGTAGTATTCCACTGGATACTGCAATAGTCGTATTGGTCTTGCAGATAAGCAGGCTAGTTTTGTATTCCTTTGGTTCCATGATTCTTGCCATGGTTTTAGTTCAAAAATTGAACTAAAACCACAACATGaattatggaacggagggagtatgctaAAGTTATATGCCTGTATTTAAAGAAAGTATCTgatatccatcagtatggaggtaAATGACCAACACTGCAGATAACCGGTATGCATAAATAACGCAGTGCGACATGAATACTATTGCAGTCTCATTGGGTCATGCGAATAAGCAGGCTGGTTTCTGTTCATTATGATGATATCTGATAACCACTCGTATCCAAACATACATAAATATGCATGCTCTTATATAGGAGTATCTGTCAACTTGTCTGCAACCTATGGCCTAGGTACAACTGTAAATTTCCCTGCTTCAAGTGATATATCAATTTCCACAGAAGCTACTGCAAAAACCACATTTAGTTGAAGTGTTGCCACTTCAGCCTACGTACAACAAACAGTAAACTCCCTGCTTCAAGTAAAGTATCTATGCCCGCAGAAACCACCACAAAAACCGCATTCAGTTCAAGAGTGGCAACATCACTTTATACACCGGAGACAACTGTATGTTGCCCAGGCTAACTTTTCTGATTTCTTTTATACGTTTTAAAACGACTGGACATTAGTTTTCAATGAAAGGGTGAACTTGGCAGCAGAATCCGAAGTAGTTTGAACAGAAAATACACTAATTAAAGGCAATCGTGCTAACACGTGAGCAAGACACCAGTATGCCATCATTATTTTCTACTGAAGTTGCACATCGCACAGTTCAAAACTAACTGAAGCTATTGCACAGCAGGGGCACGTATGCAAGCCAAATTTCAGAGGAATCATACGCATCAAAGTATCTAGAGCCCAAAGAGCTTAGGAAGAATCACATTACCGGTCAACATGAGCTTGTACGCAGGCTTGTTGGAAGCCCGCACTCTGTCAGCAATCTCGTTCAGCTCCTGCTGAAACGGTTTCGCCCAGCCCAGCAAGGCCACCTGAAATCGCAATAAAAAAAACAACATCCTGAAACCGTGACCACCTTTCGTCTAAAATCGTGACAACCTCCATTATAACGAGAAACGTAAATCGCTGCTGAGCTGAAGAGAACCGGGAGTACCTGGAGCTTAACCACGGTCGTCCTCGGGCGGCAGCGGTACGCCGCGGCGGCGACCAGCACAACGAGGCCGATGGccaccatccagaacaccgcgcCCGGGCCCTCGCCGGCGACCGTGGCCACGCTGGGAGGCGCCGGCGTGCCGACCGACACGTAGGTCGTCCTCGACGAGTAGTACGAGTTTCCTTCCGAGCCCCAAGACGACGAGCGGCGGTATTTggaagaggacgaggaggacgaggacgacgacgacgagcgcCCGCCCATGACGCCGCCGGACGCGGCGAGCGCCGCATGCGGGATGAACGCCGCCGCGAGGACGGCCACGAGCATCAAGGCGAGGACGAACCGCCGCCCCAGGGTCGCCATCGGAGCCGGGGGTTTAGCGATGATGCGAGGGGTTTTGGTTCCGGGGAAAACTATCGGCGGGTTGATCGTGTTGCCGCTGCTGGGTAAAGTTGGCCGCTACATATACTGCGATTGCAAGAACCAAGATGTATTGCCACCGAACTCGGACCTCTGAATTTTCTTCGAAGGTGCCTCGGAGCTCTGGTATCTGAACTTCTTGGAAACCGACCTTCTCTTGTTTCGGTATATAAAAACTTAGCATGTAAGTTTCCGAGATGCTAGCGTGGGACGTGGAGTTCGATTCGTGTGCAATGTCGCGAGAGAAGCGGACAACAATTGTGTTTTTTCCTCGTGCGCGTGTGCGTTAAGGTTCATCTTATTAGCCTAGGAAGCCAACATGCATTTCATTCTCACTACCAATGAAACTTCATATGGACTTCAGAAAAAGTTCTATGCTGACTGGTGTTCCATATTTTTCGTCgcaaatttaaatgtatctagacatattttatgaAGAAGAATTATGGAACGGATGGACTGCTAGCTTGCTTGGTTTGTAGGGTTATGGACAACAGAATTTTCGTTATGTGCTATTTGGTGTGTAATTTCATAGGAAAACCTTGTTTCGGTGACAACTCTAAATGCACATATTCCTACAGATAAATTAATGTGCTCTTCCTAAGGTGCAACCAAACTGTACATTCAACATTCGTGtgttctctattctcataggattCAATTTGGCATACCATCCCGCTAAAAATGAACAGAGGGAGTAGCTATGGTCTCAGAGGAGGCGAAAGGGTTCATCCCCTCGCCGGCGACGCCGCTGGTCCGCTCCGCCTCTGGTGGCCTTGGGGCTTAGAGGTGTGGCGGACCACAGCCTTTCGCCGGCGGAGAGTTTCCGTTCTTGTTAGGTTATTTTAAGTGTTTTCTTGGGGATGGTGAGGCGACGGCTACATCCTGAAGTTAGAATAAGATCCTCCCCATCTTATCCTGGCTCCGATGGTGTGTCTTGCATCGGCGAAGGGCGCGTGGAGTCGTGCGTCCGGTGGATCTCATGGGATCCATTCGGTTTTCGTGTTCATTGGTGTTGTTTCAGGTTCTCTTCCGATCAACGGttgttgttgtgggtatacttcatgggtgtacaatcgacagtgcctagatccggcgagcccgggtggcccatagacggtgatgtggcatgtggcccatcgggcggcccagttgctgtagatcatgaaggatgaagtccagccctggatcagtaagccggatcctaaccgaccttcggaggaagccggatccgtggaggcccataaggaacccggatccagtacgacgtatatggaaggcggatccttgacgtacacggtaagacattgtaccgtagttaggcaatctgtaatccggctagaactctccatgtaaaccctagatccgtgcgcctttataagccggatcccgggagccctagagggacaaccacaactcattgtaacaacgcgaaagcgcccagataattccagacaagcagcagtaggtcttgccatcgtgcaggtggtccgaagctgggtaaatcgcgtaccaccgtcccgaggactctccgccctatggcccctacttcttctccccctcgtgaggatccctcctccgaggtaccgtcgaataggcaacgacagttggcgcccaccgtggggccagcggcgtctggaggccggaaccgggagggttctaccttcggaggcatcggcgacaccatcgccgtggggcgcgtcaAGTACGCCGGAAATTTCCTGATCGTCCCtgaggatgagtgttggattccggctaagacaaaccccatcaagctctccatcatcccgatcggcgggatacatatcttcatcggcgagaccgtcgattccgacgggaacgcactggtaagtaacgctgacgcgaccgccgctgagcaggacgcagtcgcgaagatccgatctgagtcgcaggaacttcctaaggaagattccgccttggatctggaaaaatcaaagcccacccaatccgcccctgagcaggaaataacggtggaagaccaatgcagatccgcctgggtctcccaggtgttagagaagcaaaggtgtcacttcgtacacttcatagcccataccgcaggagccgcccctcaagaagccggagctggccCCGTGCAGGTTGAGGCCCCGGAAAACAG
It includes:
- the LOC127314345 gene encoding FLUCTUATING-LIGHT-ACCLIMATION protein 1, chloroplastic, which gives rise to MATLGRRFVLALMLVAVLAAAFIPHAALAASGGVMGGRSSSSSSSSSSSSKYRRSSSWGSEGNSYYSSRTTYVSVGTPAPPSVATVAGEGPGAVFWMVAIGLVVLVAAAAYRCRPRTTVVKLQVALLGWAKPFQQELNEIADRVRASNKPAYKLMLTETICSLSRHKDCCVFSSLSVDVKDGTDSWEEHFDEISIEERSKFDEETLYSLEGIKRTKEYSKKQDGSRNEYIVVTIVVAANGALEFPKITRPADLEAVVKKLNSIRAGDIWGIHVLWTPQEENDVLTEEKLLADYPHLRPHYDD